Proteins from one Planctomyces sp. SH-PL62 genomic window:
- a CDS encoding family 43 glycosylhydrolase, which translates to MTPTPRRPLQATALVLTLALGGWLAAPDALAQDRGAAEPAGTFRNPLKLQGADPWLMFYDGWYHLATTTGRDVRLRRARRLGDLKTAPDQVVWKEDDASRNRDLWAPEFHRLESGAGPRWYLYFTAGDGREPSHRMYVAESSGDDPMGPYTFKAKLQTDPRDAHYAIDGTVLQKPDGSSYFIWCGRPSPTGQGLYISRMTNPWTLTGPRVYLDVDGLDCDVVREGPVALRRGDQGRIFLIYSTCPADTPDYKLGMVSMAPDADPMKSKSWEQTLRPVFQRDDAAGVYGPGHNSFFKSPDGLEDWIAYHAKSGTAVSYADRSTRAQKFTWNADGTPNFGKPLSTDLDVPAPSGEPASGDDAGLERPTQ; encoded by the coding sequence ATGACGCCCACCCCGCGAAGGCCCCTGCAGGCGACGGCCCTCGTTTTGACCCTCGCCCTCGGGGGATGGCTCGCGGCCCCGGACGCCCTGGCGCAAGACCGAGGAGCCGCCGAGCCCGCCGGTACGTTCCGCAACCCCCTCAAGCTCCAGGGGGCCGACCCCTGGCTGATGTTCTACGACGGCTGGTACCACCTGGCGACGACCACCGGCCGCGACGTGCGGCTCCGCAGGGCGCGACGGCTCGGGGACCTCAAGACGGCCCCCGATCAGGTCGTCTGGAAAGAGGACGACGCAAGCCGCAACCGCGACCTCTGGGCCCCGGAATTCCACCGCCTGGAATCCGGCGCCGGCCCGCGCTGGTATCTCTACTTCACCGCCGGCGACGGCCGCGAGCCGAGCCATCGCATGTACGTGGCCGAGTCGTCGGGCGACGACCCGATGGGGCCGTACACGTTCAAGGCCAAGCTCCAGACCGACCCCAGGGACGCCCACTACGCCATCGACGGCACCGTCCTGCAAAAGCCGGACGGGTCGAGCTACTTCATCTGGTGCGGCCGTCCCAGCCCGACCGGCCAGGGGCTTTACATCAGCCGGATGACCAACCCCTGGACGCTGACCGGCCCCCGCGTCTACCTGGACGTCGACGGCCTGGACTGCGACGTCGTCCGCGAAGGCCCCGTCGCGCTCCGTCGCGGCGACCAGGGCCGGATCTTCCTGATCTACTCCACCTGCCCGGCCGACACCCCCGACTACAAGCTCGGGATGGTCTCGATGGCCCCCGACGCCGACCCGATGAAGAGCAAGTCGTGGGAGCAGACCCTGCGTCCGGTCTTCCAGCGCGACGACGCCGCCGGGGTCTACGGGCCGGGCCACAACTCGTTCTTCAAGTCTCCCGACGGGCTTGAGGACTGGATCGCCTACCACGCCAAGTCGGGCACGGCCGTGAGCTACGCCGACCGTTCCACCCGCGCCCAGAAGTTCACCTGGAACGCGGACGGGACGCCGAACTTCGGCAAGCCGCTCTCGACCGACCTCGACGTGCCCGCCCCTTCCGGCGAGCCGGCGAGCGGCGACGACGCGGGCCTTGAGAGGCCGACGCAGTAG
- a CDS encoding Sua5/YciO/YrdC/YwlC family protein, which produces MTDSPSPSQWIDLSQCDDARDVVHQAVACLAQGGVVGLASETVYCLAASALNPPGVARLRALRGDAEPRPLTLLLKGASEAGDWVPDLPAIGARLARRCWPGPVSLVFPRSGREGLFERLPEAVKPMISPEGEVALRCPENLLMRQILQFCPAPLVLSLVRNPDGSPATTAEPLRAMADVDMAIDSGPSRLGRVATVVRIDGDRWSIAREGVVDEGTLTRRSGIVLGFICTGNTCRSPMAEAICKVLLARRLGCAIGDLESRGFLVVSAGVAASHGAPAAPHAVEILRAMGGTLDQHRSRPVSLDLLQQADRLFAMTSDHLEALLAAAPDAAAHSSLLDSEGGDVPDPIGADQLTYRRTAETIERLLARRLDELGVPPRPPQTA; this is translated from the coding sequence ATGACGGACAGCCCTTCTCCTTCCCAGTGGATCGACCTGTCGCAGTGCGACGACGCCCGTGACGTGGTGCATCAGGCCGTCGCCTGTCTGGCCCAGGGGGGAGTCGTCGGGCTCGCGTCCGAGACGGTCTATTGCCTCGCCGCCAGCGCCTTGAACCCCCCCGGCGTGGCCCGGCTCCGGGCGCTTCGGGGTGATGCGGAGCCCCGGCCTCTGACCCTGTTGCTCAAGGGGGCGTCCGAGGCGGGAGACTGGGTCCCGGACCTTCCCGCGATCGGCGCCCGGCTCGCACGCCGATGCTGGCCCGGCCCGGTCTCGCTGGTCTTCCCGCGGTCCGGCCGCGAAGGCCTGTTCGAACGCCTCCCCGAGGCGGTCAAGCCGATGATCTCCCCAGAGGGCGAGGTGGCGCTCCGCTGTCCGGAGAACCTCCTGATGCGGCAGATCCTCCAGTTCTGCCCGGCGCCCCTGGTCCTGAGTCTCGTCCGCAACCCCGACGGTTCCCCCGCCACCACCGCCGAACCCCTGCGGGCGATGGCCGACGTCGACATGGCGATCGACTCCGGGCCGAGCCGCCTGGGCCGCGTCGCCACCGTGGTGCGCATCGACGGGGATCGCTGGTCGATCGCCCGGGAAGGGGTCGTCGACGAGGGGACCCTGACCCGACGTTCGGGGATCGTCCTCGGCTTCATCTGCACCGGCAACACCTGCCGCAGCCCGATGGCCGAGGCGATCTGCAAGGTGCTCCTGGCCCGCCGCCTGGGGTGCGCCATCGGCGATCTGGAATCGCGAGGCTTCCTGGTCGTCTCGGCGGGCGTCGCGGCGTCCCACGGCGCCCCCGCAGCCCCCCACGCGGTGGAGATCCTCCGCGCGATGGGGGGGACGCTCGACCAGCACCGCAGCCGCCCCGTCAGCCTCGACCTCCTCCAGCAGGCCGACCGCCTCTTCGCCATGACCTCCGACCATCTGGAGGCCCTCCTCGCCGCCGCGCCCGACGCCGCGGCTCATTCCTCCCTCCTCGATTCCGAAGGGGGCGACGTCCCCGACCCCATCGGCGCCGACCAGTTGACCTACCGACGCACCGCCGAGACCATCGAACGCCTCCTCGCCCGCCGCCTGGACGAACTCGGCGTGCCGCCCCGCCCCCCCCAAACCGCCTGA
- a CDS encoding YbeD family protein: protein MDSRPDHRPSVDLLESTHLFPGNYTIKAIGLAEDDFEKRVAEAVTKHLAASSDLEYSVRATRGGRHIAMTLELTVQNAEQVRSIYAEIQDISGLTLLL, encoded by the coding sequence ATGGACAGTCGCCCGGATCATCGTCCCTCGGTGGACCTCCTGGAATCGACTCACCTGTTCCCCGGCAACTACACGATCAAGGCGATCGGCCTGGCTGAGGATGATTTCGAGAAGCGGGTGGCCGAGGCCGTGACCAAACACCTGGCCGCGTCTTCGGACCTGGAATACTCGGTCCGCGCCACCCGAGGCGGGCGTCACATCGCCATGACGCTCGAACTTACGGTCCAGAACGCCGAGCAAGTTCGCTCGATCTACGCCGAGATCCAGGATATCAGCGGCCTGACGCTGCTGCTCTGA
- a CDS encoding glycine hydroxymethyltransferase: protein MRPSLISNYLAGKSTGDVSPAFLAYLASLETVASVSPEIARAIVRELADQRSNIKLIASENYSSLATQLAMGNLLTDKYAEGIPHRRFYAGCDNVDTVEDLANVRARELFGAEHAYAQAHSGADANLVAFWAILRARVELPKMAEVLGLENAEALTPADWTKMPIEQWNQVRHALGNQRLLGMDLASGGHLSHGYRLNVSGKMFESHGYTVDRETFLLDYDAIEAQALEVKPLILLAGFSAYPRNINYRRMREIADKVGAVLMVDMAHFSGLVAGKVLTGDEDPLAFADVVTTTTHKTLRGPRGGLVLCKKEFAEHVDRGCPLVLGGPLPHVMAAKAVAFTEALRPEFRAYAAKIVENSRALAEAFVSVGLNVISGGTDNHLVVVDVASALGVTGRQAEDAVRRCGITLNRNPIPFDPNGPWYTSGLRFGTPAVTTLGMGAPEMREIAEVVRLVLTNIVPGQNKTGGKDKAKYTLDAAVEKQASDRVARLLGSFPVYPELDLRFLQAQFDAG from the coding sequence ATGCGACCTTCCCTGATCTCGAACTATCTCGCCGGCAAGTCGACCGGCGACGTTTCTCCCGCGTTCCTCGCCTATCTGGCCAGCCTGGAGACCGTCGCGAGCGTCTCCCCGGAGATCGCCCGCGCGATCGTCCGGGAGCTGGCCGACCAGCGGAGCAACATCAAGCTGATCGCCAGCGAGAACTACTCGTCGCTCGCCACCCAGCTGGCGATGGGCAACCTGCTGACCGACAAGTACGCCGAGGGGATCCCGCATCGCCGCTTCTACGCCGGTTGCGACAACGTCGACACGGTGGAGGACCTGGCCAACGTCCGCGCCCGCGAGCTGTTCGGCGCCGAGCACGCCTACGCCCAGGCCCACAGCGGCGCCGACGCCAACCTGGTCGCCTTCTGGGCCATCCTCCGGGCCCGGGTCGAACTCCCCAAGATGGCCGAGGTCCTGGGCCTGGAGAACGCCGAGGCGCTGACCCCGGCCGACTGGACCAAGATGCCGATCGAGCAGTGGAATCAGGTCCGCCACGCCCTGGGCAATCAGCGCCTCCTGGGCATGGACCTGGCCTCGGGCGGGCACCTCTCCCACGGCTACCGCCTGAACGTCTCGGGCAAGATGTTCGAGTCCCACGGCTACACCGTCGACCGCGAGACCTTCCTGCTCGACTACGACGCCATCGAGGCCCAGGCCCTCGAGGTCAAGCCGCTGATCCTGCTGGCGGGCTTCAGCGCCTATCCCCGCAACATCAACTACCGTCGGATGCGCGAGATCGCCGACAAGGTGGGCGCGGTCCTGATGGTCGACATGGCCCACTTCTCGGGCCTGGTGGCGGGCAAGGTGCTGACCGGCGACGAGGACCCGCTGGCCTTCGCCGACGTGGTGACGACGACCACGCACAAGACCCTCCGCGGCCCCCGGGGCGGCCTGGTCCTGTGCAAGAAGGAGTTCGCCGAGCACGTCGACCGGGGCTGCCCGCTCGTGCTGGGGGGCCCCCTGCCCCACGTCATGGCGGCCAAGGCGGTCGCGTTCACCGAGGCCCTCCGCCCCGAGTTCCGCGCCTACGCCGCGAAGATCGTCGAGAACTCCCGGGCGCTGGCCGAGGCCTTCGTGAGCGTCGGCCTCAACGTCATCTCCGGCGGTACCGACAACCACCTCGTCGTGGTCGACGTCGCCTCCGCCCTGGGGGTCACCGGCCGCCAGGCCGAGGACGCCGTTCGGCGCTGCGGGATCACGCTCAATCGCAACCCGATCCCGTTCGACCCCAACGGCCCCTGGTACACCAGCGGCCTCCGGTTCGGCACCCCCGCCGTCACCACCCTGGGCATGGGTGCCCCCGAGATGCGCGAGATCGCCGAGGTCGTCCGCCTGGTGCTGACCAACATCGTCCCCGGCCAGAACAAGACCGGCGGCAAGGACAAGGCGAAGTACACCCTCGACGCGGCCGTCGAGAAGCAGGCGAGCGACCGCGTCGCCAGGCTCCTCGGCTCGTTCCCGGTCTACCCCGAGCTGGACCTCCGCTTCCTCCAGGCCCAGTTCGACGCCGGCTGA
- a CDS encoding NAD(P)-dependent oxidoreductase, with the protein MDLRIEPGKTRIGWIGTGVMGASMCGRLIDAGYSATVFNRTRSKAEPLVARGAKAVGSPAEVAAASDVVFSIVGHPKDVREVILGVDGALTTARPATVLVDMTTSEPALAAAIAEQAGAKAVHALDAPVSGGDVGAREGRLSIMIGGDEEVAEAVRPLFEVLGKTIVFHGGPGSGQHAKMTNQVLIAGNMVGVCEALLYACKAGLDPETVLRSVSNGAAGSWSLSNLAPRMLAGDFEPGFFVEHFLKDMGIALAESRRMGLALPGLALVEQLYRAVAARGLGRKGTQALVLALADLSCVDWNNRLSAGASCGIK; encoded by the coding sequence ATGGACCTGCGAATCGAACCCGGGAAGACCCGGATCGGCTGGATCGGCACCGGCGTGATGGGGGCCTCGATGTGCGGCCGGCTGATCGACGCCGGCTACTCGGCGACCGTCTTCAACCGCACCCGGTCCAAGGCCGAGCCGCTGGTCGCGCGGGGGGCGAAGGCGGTCGGCTCGCCGGCCGAGGTCGCCGCGGCGTCGGACGTGGTCTTCTCGATCGTGGGCCACCCGAAAGACGTCCGCGAGGTGATCCTGGGAGTCGACGGGGCGCTGACGACCGCGAGGCCCGCGACGGTCCTGGTGGATATGACGACGAGCGAGCCCGCCCTGGCCGCGGCGATCGCCGAGCAGGCGGGGGCGAAGGCCGTTCATGCGCTCGACGCGCCGGTCTCCGGCGGCGACGTCGGCGCCCGCGAAGGCCGGTTGTCGATCATGATCGGCGGCGACGAGGAGGTCGCCGAGGCCGTCCGGCCGCTGTTCGAGGTCCTGGGGAAGACCATCGTCTTTCATGGGGGCCCCGGCTCCGGCCAGCACGCGAAGATGACCAACCAGGTCCTGATCGCCGGCAACATGGTCGGCGTCTGCGAAGCCCTGCTCTACGCGTGCAAGGCGGGCCTGGACCCCGAGACGGTCCTCCGCAGCGTCTCGAACGGGGCGGCCGGCTCCTGGAGCCTGAGCAACCTCGCCCCCCGGATGCTCGCCGGCGACTTCGAGCCCGGGTTCTTCGTCGAGCACTTCCTGAAGGACATGGGGATCGCGCTGGCCGAGTCACGCCGGATGGGCCTCGCCCTCCCCGGCCTGGCGCTCGTCGAGCAACTCTACCGGGCCGTCGCCGCCCGGGGGCTGGGCCGCAAGGGGACCCAGGCGCTCGTGCTCGCGCTGGCCGACCTCTCGTGCGTCGATTGGAACAACCGCTTGAGCGCCGGGGCGTCCTGCGGTATAAAATAG
- a CDS encoding rhodanese-like domain-containing protein: MSTETPGPIAEVTATALRDRLAGAGPITLLDVREPHERAFAAIPVQAPTGDLFIPMRKVPASLDAIREALDRGPVVVYCHHGVRSMRVAEWLAERGLNGVVNLRGGIDAWSIDVAPEIPRYS; the protein is encoded by the coding sequence ATGTCCACCGAGACCCCCGGGCCGATCGCGGAGGTGACCGCCACGGCGCTCCGCGATCGGCTCGCCGGCGCCGGCCCGATCACGCTGCTGGACGTCCGCGAGCCGCACGAGCGCGCCTTCGCCGCCATCCCCGTCCAGGCCCCGACCGGCGACCTGTTCATCCCCATGAGAAAGGTCCCCGCCAGCCTCGACGCGATCCGCGAGGCGCTCGATCGGGGCCCGGTCGTCGTCTACTGCCATCACGGCGTCCGCTCGATGCGGGTCGCCGAATGGCTCGCCGAACGCGGCCTGAACGGCGTCGTCAACTTGCGAGGGGGCATCGACGCCTGGTCGATCGACGTCGCCCCCGAGATCCCCCGCTATTCCTGA